A part of Thermococcus sp. SY098 genomic DNA contains:
- a CDS encoding Ldh family oxidoreductase codes for MFEKGYIDENYVRVSRDELFSFVVKVLMKLGVSKEGAEIVADNLIMADLRGIESHGVQRLKRYVDGILSGGINLKPDIRIVREGVSYALIDGDEGLGQVVGYKAMKLAIKKAKESGIGVVAVRNSNHYGIAGYYALMAAEKGMIGISMTNSRPLVAPTGGVERFLGTNPIALAAPTKDKPFLLDMATSVVPIGKLEVYRRKGKPIPEGWAVDSEGNITTDVEKVFNGGALLPLGGFGELFGGHKGYGLSVMVDILAGILSGGTWSKHVKNTSEKHSEVDHFFMAINIEAFVPLEEFKEKMSRMIEELKSSRRHKDFDRIWIHGEKGFLTMQTRLKIGIPIYKKVLEELDQIAEMVGVEKLKVKG; via the coding sequence ATGTTTGAGAAGGGTTATATCGATGAAAATTATGTTAGGGTTTCCAGGGATGAGCTTTTTTCGTTTGTCGTGAAGGTTCTCATGAAGCTTGGAGTATCTAAAGAAGGTGCGGAAATAGTCGCTGATAATTTGATCATGGCTGATTTGAGGGGGATTGAAAGTCACGGCGTTCAGAGGCTGAAAAGATACGTTGATGGAATTCTCAGCGGAGGAATAAATTTGAAGCCGGACATTAGAATTGTCAGGGAAGGAGTTTCTTATGCGTTGATTGATGGAGACGAAGGGTTGGGGCAGGTTGTTGGTTACAAGGCAATGAAGTTAGCAATCAAGAAGGCTAAAGAAAGCGGCATTGGAGTTGTGGCGGTGAGAAACAGCAACCATTACGGCATAGCCGGGTATTATGCTTTGATGGCTGCTGAGAAGGGGATGATTGGTATCAGCATGACGAATTCTCGTCCGTTGGTTGCACCAACTGGTGGGGTGGAGAGGTTCTTGGGAACGAATCCAATTGCTTTGGCTGCTCCAACCAAGGATAAGCCGTTTTTGCTTGATATGGCTACGAGTGTTGTTCCAATTGGGAAGCTTGAGGTTTATCGCAGAAAGGGAAAGCCGATTCCAGAAGGCTGGGCGGTTGACAGTGAAGGCAATATAACCACAGATGTTGAGAAGGTTTTCAATGGTGGTGCTTTGCTGCCTTTGGGGGGCTTTGGAGAGCTTTTTGGTGGGCATAAGGGTTATGGGCTTAGCGTAATGGTTGACATTTTGGCCGGAATTCTGAGTGGTGGAACTTGGAGTAAGCATGTGAAGAATACGAGTGAAAAGCACAGTGAGGTTGATCACTTTTTCATGGCGATTAACATTGAAGCTTTTGTTCCGCTTGAGGAGTTTAAGGAGAAGATGAGCAGGATGATTGAAGAGTTGAAGAGTTCAAGGAGGCATAAGGATTTTGATAGGATTTGGATTCATGGTGAGAAGGGTTTTCTTACGATGCAAACAAGATTAAAGATTGGCATTCCAATTTACAAGAAAGTTTTGGAAGAGCTCGATCAAATAGCTGAAATGGTGGGAGTGGAAAAATTAAAGGTAAAAGGTTAA
- a CDS encoding NADP-dependent malic enzyme, whose protein sequence is MADYEQREKLKKEALAFHKNNFPGNGKIEVIPKVSLKDKHDLSLAYTPGVAEPCKEIAKNPDDVYEYTSKGNLVAVVSDGSRILGLGNIGALAGLPVMEGKALLFKHFGGVDAFPIMIDEQDPDKFIEIVKAIAPTFGGINLEDIASPKCFYILERLREELDIPVFHDDQQGTAAVVLAGLLNALRIVGKKIGEITIALFGAGAAGFATLRILTKAGVKPGDVRVVELVDGKPTVLTSDMDLEKLFPYRGWLLSKTNAEGITGGPEEAVNGADVLISFTKPGPGVIKPEWIAKMNDDAIVFPLANPVPEILPDEAKKAGAKIVATGRSDYPNQINNVLGFPGIFRGALDVRAKTITDTMIIEAAKTIASVVSDEELSEEYIIPSPLNPEVYPREARAVAEQAMKEGVARRKVSGEWVEEHTRKLREFYENVIAPVNEDRKKWKD, encoded by the coding sequence ATGGCTGATTATGAGCAAAGAGAAAAACTTAAAAAAGAAGCTTTGGCTTTTCACAAAAATAATTTTCCTGGAAATGGCAAAATTGAGGTTATTCCAAAGGTTTCTCTCAAAGATAAGCATGATTTGAGCTTAGCCTATACACCTGGAGTTGCTGAGCCCTGCAAAGAGATAGCTAAAAATCCAGATGATGTTTATGAATACACAAGCAAAGGCAACCTTGTAGCAGTTGTGAGTGATGGGAGCAGGATTTTGGGTTTGGGAAACATTGGAGCTTTGGCAGGCTTGCCTGTCATGGAAGGGAAAGCTCTGCTTTTCAAACACTTTGGCGGCGTTGATGCGTTTCCAATAATGATTGACGAGCAGGATCCAGACAAGTTCATCGAAATTGTCAAAGCAATAGCACCGACTTTTGGGGGCATAAACCTTGAGGATATAGCTTCACCAAAGTGCTTTTACATTCTTGAACGGCTTAGGGAAGAGCTTGACATTCCAGTCTTTCACGACGACCAGCAGGGAACAGCGGCTGTTGTCTTAGCTGGACTTTTGAATGCCCTAAGGATTGTTGGAAAGAAGATTGGTGAAATTACAATAGCTTTATTTGGTGCCGGCGCTGCAGGTTTTGCAACTTTGAGGATTCTGACAAAAGCTGGAGTAAAGCCAGGAGATGTTAGAGTAGTTGAGCTCGTTGATGGTAAGCCAACTGTTTTAACAAGCGACATGGATTTGGAAAAATTGTTCCCTTACAGGGGCTGGCTTTTGAGCAAAACGAATGCTGAAGGAATCACAGGTGGTCCAGAGGAGGCTGTAAATGGAGCTGATGTTCTAATTTCCTTCACAAAGCCTGGTCCGGGGGTCATAAAGCCCGAGTGGATTGCAAAAATGAACGATGATGCCATTGTGTTCCCATTGGCTAATCCGGTTCCTGAAATTCTTCCTGATGAAGCTAAAAAAGCTGGGGCTAAAATAGTTGCAACTGGGAGGAGTGACTATCCCAACCAGATTAACAACGTCCTCGGCTTTCCAGGAATTTTTAGAGGAGCTTTGGATGTTAGGGCAAAGACAATAACTGACACGATGATAATTGAGGCGGCAAAGACAATAGCAAGTGTTGTAAGCGATGAGGAGCTCAGCGAGGAATACATAATTCCATCTCCTTTAAACCCAGAAGTCTATCCGAGAGAAGCGAGGGCTGTGGCAGAGCAGGCTATGAAAGAGGGGGTTGCAAGGAGGAAGGTTAGCGGAGAATGGGTTGAGGAGCATACGAGAAAGCTTAGGGAGTTTTATGAGAATGTCATTGCTCCAGTAAATGAAGATAGAAAGAAATGGAAAGATTAA
- a CDS encoding NCS2 family permease, whose translation MDAVRDVDIGVKRNKNWFEEYFDFAYHNTDLRTEILAGITTFMTMAYILFVNPAILSDAIGKDAIPSLVTATALSAGLATIFMGLYAKKPFALAPGMGLNAYFTYGVVLGMGYSWQVALAAVFVEGLIFIALTLTKVRSAIIHAIPLSQKYAIGAGIGLFLTIIGMQEAGFVVDSPATLITFGAQNVAKPEFWLAIFGLFFAAILISRGIKGALLISILTTTVIGIAFGITPAPDRLFAMPTLSHTFLQMDLRGLLSVGAIGVVFAFFMVDFFDTLGTITGLSAKAGFLTKDGKVPDAEKVLLTDAIGTTVGAVLGTSTVTTYIESAAGIEEGGRTGMTALVTGALFLVIGLFISPIAGVIPAYATAPALIIVGYYMLSAIRGVNFSDPTEAIPAFLVLVTIPFTYSIADGIGMGFISYAVVKTLSGRYKEVHPLLYILAGIFVLYFLYLGGVL comes from the coding sequence ATGGATGCCGTTAGGGATGTAGATATTGGAGTGAAGAGAAACAAGAACTGGTTTGAGGAGTACTTTGACTTCGCTTACCACAACACTGACTTGAGAACGGAGATTTTAGCCGGGATAACAACCTTCATGACAATGGCATACATCCTTTTCGTTAACCCAGCAATTTTAAGCGATGCCATTGGTAAAGATGCAATTCCTTCACTGGTCACAGCAACAGCCCTATCAGCTGGTCTGGCAACCATCTTCATGGGGCTGTATGCAAAGAAGCCATTTGCATTGGCTCCTGGAATGGGGCTCAATGCTTACTTCACCTATGGTGTTGTCCTCGGAATGGGCTACTCATGGCAAGTGGCTTTGGCTGCCGTTTTTGTAGAGGGGTTAATATTCATCGCACTGACCCTTACAAAAGTGAGAAGCGCTATTATACACGCAATTCCACTTTCACAGAAATACGCAATTGGTGCTGGAATTGGTCTGTTTCTGACAATCATCGGAATGCAGGAGGCTGGTTTTGTAGTTGACAGTCCCGCTACGTTGATAACTTTCGGTGCCCAGAACGTTGCAAAGCCAGAATTCTGGTTGGCCATATTCGGCCTGTTCTTTGCAGCAATCCTTATCTCAAGAGGCATTAAGGGAGCTTTGCTAATTTCAATCCTCACAACAACGGTAATCGGAATCGCTTTTGGAATCACACCAGCTCCCGATAGGCTCTTTGCAATGCCAACGCTAAGCCACACGTTCCTCCAGATGGACTTAAGGGGCCTCCTGAGTGTTGGAGCCATTGGGGTTGTCTTCGCATTCTTCATGGTGGATTTCTTCGACACGTTGGGCACGATTACCGGATTAAGCGCGAAAGCTGGCTTCCTGACAAAGGATGGAAAAGTCCCAGATGCTGAGAAGGTTTTGCTAACGGATGCAATAGGAACAACAGTTGGTGCCGTCTTGGGAACCTCAACAGTCACAACATACATTGAGAGCGCTGCAGGTATAGAAGAGGGCGGAAGAACAGGAATGACGGCATTAGTCACTGGAGCACTGTTCTTAGTTATTGGTCTTTTCATTTCACCAATTGCCGGAGTTATCCCAGCCTATGCAACCGCTCCTGCATTGATTATAGTTGGCTACTACATGCTGAGCGCCATCAGAGGAGTTAACTTCAGCGATCCAACAGAAGCTATTCCAGCATTCTTAGTTCTCGTTACAATCCCATTCACATACTCAATAGCTGATGGAATAGGCATGGGATTCATAAGCTATGCAGTTGTAAAAACATTAAGCGGGAGATACAAGGAAGTGCACCCACTGCTGTACATCTTAGCTGGCATATTCGTCTTATACTTCCTCTACCTTGGAGGCGTCCTTTGA
- a CDS encoding sugar ABC transporter permease: MRKSPDLPYILLFLSPALILVGVFVYVAVLWNIYISFTDWRGLLPSYRFVGLLQYRQLFHDPVFWTSLKNNILLLLLFVPGSILMGLLLAIMLDRRIRFESGFRTIYALPFALSFVVTATLWAWMYDPSSGVLNTLFGKLHLEFLKSRWITDPKIAMYCIIIALIWQFSGYTMIIYLAGIRSIPVDHYEAAVIDGASTWQLYRYVVIPQLVKPTLSAFVVLMVFSLKAFDFIWVLTRGGPGTSTFILAVQMYKETFAKTNFAYGAAIATILLLMALAVVLPYLYWSYRGEEE; this comes from the coding sequence ATGAGGAAATCCCCTGATCTCCCCTACATCCTTTTATTTTTGTCTCCGGCTTTGATTCTTGTGGGAGTTTTTGTGTATGTTGCGGTTTTGTGGAACATCTACATCTCATTTACGGATTGGAGAGGTTTGTTGCCATCTTATAGATTTGTGGGCTTGCTTCAATATAGGCAGCTCTTTCATGATCCCGTTTTCTGGACTTCCTTGAAAAATAACATCCTTCTCCTGCTTCTCTTTGTGCCAGGCTCGATTTTAATGGGCCTTCTCCTTGCGATCATGCTTGACAGAAGGATTAGATTTGAAAGCGGATTCAGGACGATTTATGCCCTTCCATTTGCCCTGTCATTTGTAGTTACCGCAACTCTGTGGGCATGGATGTATGACCCCTCAAGCGGTGTGTTAAATACTCTTTTTGGAAAGCTGCACTTAGAATTTTTGAAGAGCAGGTGGATAACTGATCCTAAAATTGCAATGTACTGCATAATAATAGCCTTGATATGGCAGTTCTCAGGCTATACGATGATAATCTATTTGGCAGGGATACGGTCAATTCCAGTTGATCACTATGAGGCTGCTGTAATAGACGGGGCAAGTACATGGCAGCTTTACAGGTATGTTGTAATTCCCCAGCTGGTTAAGCCAACGCTCAGTGCATTCGTGGTTCTCATGGTGTTCTCGTTAAAAGCGTTCGACTTCATCTGGGTGCTCACCCGCGGAGGTCCTGGAACCTCAACGTTTATCTTGGCTGTTCAGATGTATAAGGAAACCTTTGCAAAGACAAACTTTGCATATGGTGCTGCAATAGCAACAATTCTCCTCTTAATGGCACTTGCCGTTGTGTTGCCCTATCTGTACTGGAGTTACAGGGGTGAGGAAGAATGA
- a CDS encoding tripartite tricarboxylate transporter permease, which yields MDIGILLLQATFLTVLSVLMYIIIGMIPGTDETATIAPITLALLAAGFDPLLVLAWFMGTIVAFKAADAVPTALAAIPGGVMAVPQVPDALVARKYGYSEIILRKGITASVIGTVVAIAIALPLSFYLTPLGDLLKTQMGPLNWPGWVYIIVAGIIVLAVMSKAKILALLAIFPFAMLVQGIRAVYGKPVFISIFLAITIGPILYELLTLISPHNHHLKRDSYARIKLVKTGKITLNPLHHLDKLEVTLSSIFAGISSILSAFMSPVGLTILFGDLIKEAEKDELKGSLRAYAVRDAIKNATYIGGTLIPLIAIGVPTGPMSAGPAAPFFAKLDAFNGLSPRDVLLQRYSTPTIMLVIAYVTLLAALLTYVILVKYSKPLTRFVFKKIPAEALYSTFLAIVLVLSYMEAGIAGIFGSILVGLISATFARNGVSIGVLFMVLVAAPYLVALL from the coding sequence ATGGATATTGGCATCTTACTGCTCCAGGCCACATTCTTAACAGTTCTCTCAGTTCTCATGTACATCATAATTGGAATGATCCCCGGAACTGACGAAACTGCTACCATAGCGCCAATAACTTTGGCCCTTCTTGCGGCGGGTTTTGATCCGTTATTGGTTTTAGCCTGGTTCATGGGAACGATAGTTGCATTTAAAGCTGCAGATGCCGTTCCTACAGCCTTAGCGGCAATACCAGGTGGAGTTATGGCGGTCCCTCAGGTTCCAGATGCATTAGTTGCAAGGAAATACGGTTATTCTGAGATAATCTTGAGAAAAGGTATAACAGCAAGCGTGATTGGAACAGTTGTTGCTATAGCAATTGCCTTGCCTCTCTCATTCTACTTAACACCGTTGGGAGATCTGCTCAAAACACAGATGGGACCCCTAAACTGGCCAGGATGGGTTTACATAATAGTTGCTGGAATAATTGTGCTTGCCGTAATGTCAAAAGCAAAAATCTTGGCATTACTTGCAATATTTCCATTTGCAATGCTTGTTCAAGGAATTAGAGCAGTTTATGGAAAACCAGTCTTCATAAGCATTTTCTTGGCAATCACAATTGGTCCAATACTCTATGAGCTCCTCACACTGATTTCTCCACACAATCACCACTTAAAGCGCGATAGCTATGCAAGAATAAAGCTTGTAAAAACCGGCAAAATAACCCTAAACCCACTCCATCATTTGGACAAGCTTGAAGTTACATTATCCTCAATTTTTGCTGGAATAAGCAGCATCCTCTCAGCCTTCATGAGTCCGGTTGGATTAACAATCCTCTTTGGAGACCTCATAAAAGAGGCAGAAAAAGACGAGCTTAAAGGGTCTTTAAGGGCATATGCAGTTAGAGATGCAATAAAGAACGCCACTTACATAGGAGGAACACTCATTCCGCTGATAGCAATTGGAGTTCCAACTGGACCAATGTCCGCTGGTCCAGCGGCGCCGTTCTTTGCAAAGCTCGATGCCTTCAATGGACTGAGTCCAAGGGACGTGCTCCTGCAGAGGTATTCAACCCCCACAATAATGCTGGTAATAGCATACGTCACACTATTGGCAGCACTGCTAACTTATGTAATCTTGGTAAAGTATTCGAAGCCACTAACCCGCTTTGTATTCAAAAAGATACCAGCTGAGGCTTTATACAGCACATTTTTAGCAATAGTCTTAGTTCTGTCATACATGGAGGCTGGAATTGCTGGAATCTTTGGTTCAATACTTGTGGGGTTAATTTCAGCAACCTTTGCAAGGAACGGTGTTTCAATAGGTGTTTTATTCATGGTTCTGGTTGCGGCTCCATATTTGGTAGCTTTGCTCTGA
- a CDS encoding phosphatidate cytidylyltransferase, which produces MEARFMPLKFKSKVFSKIENRIGRRELVRKLWHISPGILGAPIILFTPKYITLFVVWFLAFIYTLQHLKLRKGWKITVPIAEISYRQMAREDELEGNHYMGSFLFWVTMGMICTVFPKLIALAALWVSTFGDCFNAVVGQAVGGIRIPWNKNKTVIGSLTMFVVSIFALIGAHKVVGASYGLGLLTFVASVATFMESLPIYSAWDEFTVPMSTAILLWLFYGGELLSVVW; this is translated from the coding sequence ATGGAAGCGAGATTTATGCCGCTGAAATTTAAATCAAAGGTTTTCAGTAAAATTGAAAACAGAATTGGCAGACGTGAACTGGTTAGAAAGCTTTGGCATATTTCCCCTGGCATTTTAGGAGCGCCAATAATACTTTTCACACCAAAGTATATCACCCTTTTCGTTGTATGGTTCTTGGCATTCATCTACACCCTGCAGCATCTCAAGCTGAGAAAGGGCTGGAAAATTACGGTTCCAATTGCTGAGATTAGCTACAGGCAGATGGCGAGAGAGGATGAGCTCGAGGGGAATCACTACATGGGGAGCTTTCTCTTTTGGGTGACTATGGGAATGATATGCACAGTTTTCCCGAAGCTTATAGCTTTGGCGGCTCTTTGGGTCTCCACGTTTGGCGACTGCTTCAACGCCGTTGTTGGGCAGGCAGTTGGTGGGATTAGAATCCCATGGAACAAGAATAAAACAGTAATCGGCAGCTTAACGATGTTTGTTGTGTCAATCTTTGCATTGATAGGTGCCCACAAAGTGGTTGGGGCTTCCTATGGGCTCGGACTGTTGACATTTGTTGCCTCAGTTGCTACATTCATGGAGAGTTTACCCATTTACTCCGCTTGGGATGAGTTCACAGTTCCAATGAGCACCGCAATTCTGTTGTGGCTGTTCTATGGTGGTGAGTTGCTGAGTGTGGTGTGGTGA
- a CDS encoding ABC transporter substrate-binding protein encodes MSKRRQLFVYLIIGILATAVVSGCISQKETTPTATQAQKEVLEIYHWWTAGGEKEAFDALAKKFQEKYPNIEIKANPVSGGAGVNMKMILQSLMLAGKPPDTFQVHAGYEMARYIKANQLSPIDDIWTDDMKKNYPDVIEQMVIFNNHYYAVPINVHRANVIWYNKKIFEKYGIDPASIKTIDDLFAVAEKLKKNGVTPFALGDRNKWPATQVFEVMLVAVGGIDYYQKFINGEISDNDPTLKKVLEYFVKYIEYSNPDHAAKTWDEACAMVYKGEAAMTLMGDWANGYFKAKGWKPNVDYGAIPIPAGVYDLVIDTFVLPAKAAHPDAAKKWLSFIGTVEAQNTFNPIKGSIPPRMDAPADPYDPIQKAFMKELRSPDTKMIPSIAHGSAVPEAFAADLNDIISELATSKDVNKAMTEIINAMKKDLIPNKIKEWKLS; translated from the coding sequence ATGTCCAAAAGAAGGCAGCTATTTGTATATTTGATAATCGGAATTTTAGCAACCGCAGTAGTTTCTGGGTGTATCTCTCAAAAGGAGACAACTCCCACTGCAACTCAGGCACAAAAAGAAGTTCTTGAAATTTACCACTGGTGGACTGCCGGTGGTGAAAAGGAAGCTTTTGATGCTCTTGCTAAAAAGTTCCAAGAAAAATATCCAAACATCGAAATAAAAGCAAATCCTGTGAGCGGTGGGGCTGGAGTTAACATGAAGATGATCCTCCAGTCTTTAATGCTTGCTGGAAAGCCCCCCGACACATTCCAGGTTCACGCAGGTTACGAAATGGCGAGATACATTAAAGCCAACCAGCTTTCTCCAATTGATGACATTTGGACAGATGACATGAAGAAGAACTATCCAGATGTCATTGAGCAGATGGTGATCTTCAACAACCACTATTATGCTGTTCCTATCAACGTTCACAGGGCCAATGTAATCTGGTACAACAAAAAGATATTTGAGAAATATGGAATCGACCCTGCAAGCATAAAAACTATCGATGATCTCTTTGCCGTTGCTGAGAAGCTCAAAAAGAACGGTGTCACACCATTTGCCCTCGGTGACAGAAACAAGTGGCCAGCGACTCAGGTCTTTGAAGTCATGCTTGTTGCAGTGGGAGGAATTGACTACTACCAGAAATTCATAAACGGCGAGATAAGCGACAACGATCCAACTCTCAAGAAGGTTCTTGAGTACTTTGTAAAATACATTGAATATTCAAATCCGGATCATGCAGCAAAAACATGGGATGAAGCATGTGCAATGGTTTACAAAGGGGAGGCTGCCATGACTCTAATGGGTGATTGGGCAAATGGTTACTTCAAAGCAAAAGGCTGGAAGCCAAACGTTGACTATGGTGCAATTCCAATACCAGCTGGAGTTTATGACCTTGTTATAGATACATTCGTTCTTCCAGCTAAGGCTGCCCATCCAGACGCTGCTAAGAAGTGGCTCAGCTTTATAGGAACAGTTGAAGCTCAGAACACGTTCAACCCAATAAAAGGATCGATACCACCAAGAATGGACGCTCCCGCTGATCCGTATGACCCAATACAAAAAGCTTTCATGAAGGAGCTTAGGTCACCGGACACAAAGATGATCCCGAGCATTGCTCACGGAAGTGCAGTTCCAGAAGCATTTGCAGCTGATCTCAACGACATAATTTCTGAACTCGCAACAAGCAAAGATGTGAACAAGGCAATGACAGAGATCATAAATGCCATGAAGAAAGACCTGATTCCAAACAAGATAAAAGAGTGGAAGCTCAGCTGA
- a CDS encoding iron ABC transporter permease: MKTKLILILPITFLILFFYLPLISIIHEGLWDNGFTLKYLKTVLSNSYHRGIILFTIKQALASTLLTLALGLPGAYIFAKYDFPGKSFVKAILTVPFVMPSIMVALGFILLFGKQGFFTQLIGRDLGILYSWKAILIAHAFYNFPIVVRMVSSLWQRINPHYEEVAMSLGAKGFTLFRKVTLPMLLPGIFASSMLTFIFCFLSFSIPLILGGYKYATIEVDIFTSIMTLLDFKVGSALAIIQIALSFAFMYVYIKSLDMYAKAEEQRIFRQPQKLTLGELASLKGLLIGIYSLIVFIFIISPLLAVLYDSLIFQGKFSLEWYRRVFSAKYNPIFGANTLIAIKNSLLFGFSAVLLSTTIALIIAYALHRWQFKGKNIFEALVMLPLGSSAITLGLGYIRTFHKPPLELLGTWYIIVFAHTIIAYPFVLRAVSAVLRKIKPNLKEAALSLGAKEWQAFLKVELPLSLGGIIIGAIFAFAISIAELGATYMLYQPEYTTITIAVYRFLSARQWGSASALSVILMIVSAVSFMIIEKIGEEIW; the protein is encoded by the coding sequence ATGAAAACAAAGCTCATCCTGATACTCCCCATAACATTCCTAATCCTCTTTTTCTATCTTCCCCTCATCAGCATAATCCATGAAGGACTCTGGGACAATGGATTTACGCTCAAGTACCTCAAAACTGTTCTCTCAAACAGCTATCACCGAGGAATAATCCTTTTTACCATTAAGCAGGCTTTAGCCTCAACTTTGCTCACCTTAGCTTTAGGTCTGCCTGGAGCTTACATCTTTGCAAAATATGACTTTCCAGGAAAGAGCTTTGTGAAGGCAATTCTCACTGTCCCATTCGTGATGCCGAGCATAATGGTCGCCCTTGGTTTCATCCTACTCTTTGGAAAGCAGGGCTTCTTTACACAGCTCATTGGACGGGATTTGGGAATCCTCTACTCCTGGAAAGCCATTTTGATAGCTCACGCTTTTTACAACTTTCCCATTGTAGTTCGAATGGTCTCCTCCCTTTGGCAACGCATAAACCCCCACTATGAGGAAGTTGCAATGAGCCTTGGAGCCAAGGGATTCACGCTTTTTAGAAAAGTTACTTTGCCGATGCTTTTGCCCGGAATCTTTGCGTCATCAATGCTTACCTTCATCTTCTGCTTCCTTAGCTTTTCAATTCCGCTGATTTTAGGAGGCTACAAGTACGCCACAATTGAAGTCGATATCTTTACTTCAATCATGACCCTGCTGGATTTCAAAGTTGGCTCTGCTTTAGCTATAATCCAAATCGCCCTAAGCTTTGCATTCATGTACGTCTACATCAAAAGCCTTGACATGTATGCAAAAGCTGAGGAGCAGAGAATTTTTAGACAACCTCAAAAGCTGACGTTGGGAGAGCTGGCGAGCTTAAAAGGTTTATTAATTGGAATTTACTCCTTGATTGTCTTTATTTTCATAATCTCCCCCCTCTTGGCAGTCCTCTATGACTCCCTGATTTTCCAGGGAAAATTCAGCCTTGAATGGTATAGGAGGGTATTCAGTGCAAAATACAACCCAATCTTTGGAGCTAACACTTTAATTGCAATCAAAAACTCACTCCTTTTCGGATTTTCAGCTGTTCTGCTCTCAACAACAATCGCTTTAATCATAGCCTATGCCTTACATAGATGGCAGTTTAAAGGCAAAAACATCTTTGAAGCTTTGGTAATGCTCCCCCTTGGTTCCTCAGCAATAACCCTTGGTTTGGGCTACATAAGAACCTTCCACAAGCCGCCGCTTGAGCTTCTTGGCACTTGGTACATCATAGTCTTTGCACACACAATCATAGCTTATCCCTTCGTTTTAAGAGCAGTCTCAGCCGTATTGAGAAAAATAAAGCCAAACCTAAAAGAGGCTGCATTGAGCTTAGGAGCAAAAGAGTGGCAGGCTTTTCTTAAGGTTGAATTGCCTCTATCTCTGGGGGGAATAATCATTGGAGCCATCTTTGCCTTTGCAATAAGCATAGCGGAGCTTGGTGCCACTTACATGCTTTATCAACCTGAATACACGACAATAACCATAGCAGTCTATAGATTTTTGAGTGCAAGACAGTGGGGAAGTGCCTCAGCTTTATCCGTCATTTTGATGATTGTCTCAGCAGTGAGCTTTATGATAATTGAGAAGATTGGTGAGGAGATATGGTGA
- a CDS encoding ABC transporter ATP-binding protein, whose product MVSVELRGILKILGDFKLEIESLKAKDGEFLTLLGPSGCGKTTTLRIIAGFEKPDKGKVLFNGRIMNEIPPYERNIGIVFQDYALFPHMTVFKNIAFGLELRKLPREEIEKKVRQALKLVGLEGLENRYSEQLSGGQQQRVALARALVIEPEVLLLDEPLSNLDAKIRERLRGEIKRIQKELGITTIYVTHDQEEAMAISDRIAVMNNGRIEQVGNPLELYYHPKTEFVAKFLGLSNILELEAENGKACLGKLCFNVGKEGKVRIFFRPENVYITEGDFAEILGYELLPGRIRLRLSIEGKEIIAERFLDELPFRVENIPKRVGVRVKSFVLL is encoded by the coding sequence ATGGTGAGCGTTGAGCTTAGAGGAATCCTCAAGATACTTGGGGATTTCAAGCTTGAAATAGAAAGCTTAAAAGCTAAGGATGGAGAATTCCTGACGCTTCTCGGCCCTTCAGGCTGTGGAAAGACAACGACCCTTAGAATAATAGCCGGTTTTGAAAAGCCAGATAAGGGGAAAGTCCTATTTAACGGCAGAATCATGAATGAAATCCCACCATATGAGCGGAACATTGGAATAGTTTTCCAGGACTATGCCCTCTTCCCGCACATGACTGTTTTTAAGAACATTGCTTTTGGTTTAGAGCTTAGAAAGCTCCCAAGAGAAGAAATAGAAAAAAAAGTTCGGCAAGCTTTAAAGCTGGTCGGCTTGGAAGGACTTGAAAACCGTTATTCAGAGCAGCTCAGCGGAGGACAGCAGCAGCGTGTAGCTTTGGCGAGAGCTTTGGTAATTGAGCCGGAAGTTCTGCTTTTGGATGAGCCATTGAGCAATCTTGATGCAAAGATTAGGGAGCGTTTAAGAGGGGAGATAAAGCGCATTCAAAAGGAGCTGGGCATAACAACGATCTACGTTACTCATGATCAGGAGGAGGCGATGGCAATAAGCGACAGAATCGCAGTGATGAACAATGGAAGAATTGAGCAAGTAGGAAATCCCCTGGAGCTCTATTACCACCCAAAAACAGAGTTCGTTGCTAAGTTTTTGGGACTGTCAAACATCCTTGAGCTTGAAGCTGAAAATGGAAAAGCTTGTCTTGGAAAGCTGTGCTTCAACGTTGGCAAAGAGGGGAAAGTTAGGATATTCTTCAGACCTGAGAATGTTTACATAACCGAGGGGGACTTCGCTGAGATACTGGGGTATGAGCTCCTTCCTGGAAGGATTAGGCTGAGGCTTTCCATTGAAGGGAAAGAGATAATAGCCGAGCGCTTTTTAGATGAGCTGCCATTTAGAGTTGAAAATATTCCAAAAAGGGTCGGTGTGCGAGTAAAATCGTTTGTTCTTCTTTAA